One window of Chryseobacterium indologenes genomic DNA carries:
- the rnhA gene encoding ribonuclease HI, which yields MRIEIYTDGACSGNPGKGGYGILMRVPEKNYQKTFSKGFRKTTNNRMELLAVITALEKLKSTENEIHVYTDSKYVSDAINQNWIAGWIKRGWKNVKNPDLWKKFVELYNKHTPKMHWVKGHAGHFENELCDKLAVAAANSSDLEIDTYFEGLDSNSLF from the coding sequence TTGAGAATCGAAATTTATACCGACGGGGCTTGCAGCGGAAATCCGGGAAAAGGCGGATATGGAATTCTCATGCGCGTTCCTGAAAAAAATTATCAGAAAACATTTTCTAAAGGGTTTAGAAAAACCACCAACAACAGAATGGAACTTCTGGCAGTCATCACTGCACTGGAAAAACTGAAATCTACAGAAAACGAGATCCATGTATATACTGACAGCAAGTACGTATCTGATGCGATCAACCAAAACTGGATTGCCGGGTGGATCAAGCGAGGCTGGAAGAATGTAAAGAACCCCGACCTCTGGAAAAAATTCGTTGAGTTATACAACAAACACACCCCTAAAATGCATTGGGTAAAAGGCCATGCAGGGCACTTTGAGAACGAGCTTTGCGACAAACTAGCAGTTGCAGCAGCCAATTCTTCCGATCTCGAAATTGATACTTATTTTGAGGGTTTGGATAGCAATTCCTTATTTTAA
- the dnaB gene encoding replicative DNA helicase, protein MAQKETLSSLTHGNFAKELSIADGKMPPNAVDFERLVIGTFLIDKKGLDHSIDLLTSEVFYDPRHQVIFSTILKLYESNHPVDLMTIIQELKKEDKLSQAGGDHYIIDLTMGVSSSAHIEYHVRVILEKYILRSLINVSANVIDSSYKESTDVFELLDKAEQSFFEITNGTIKKGFDTANSLVKQAIDTIKSLKDKQGLSGVPSGFRDVDKETGGWQNSDLIIIAARPAMGKTAFLLSMARNIAVGHKIPMALFSLEMASVQLITRMIASETRISSEKLRKGTLDDEEWQRLFSNVSELENAPLYIDETPSLSIFDFRAKCRRLVMQHGVRLIMVDYLQLMTAGSSNGKGVGNREQEISMISRSLKAIAKELNVPVIALSQLSRSVEARPGKRPQLSDLRESGAIEQDADIVSFIFRPEYYKITVWDNDEEGQETSTENQAELIIAKHRNGATADVRLSFLKHFAKFGDIEAAMDGAGGGYPSNFGEPSGFDKIKTTIQPGAAFDLPDSSKLSGSSMNDFDDDDDFPF, encoded by the coding sequence ATGGCGCAGAAAGAAACATTATCATCCCTGACACACGGAAACTTTGCAAAAGAATTGTCTATTGCGGATGGGAAAATGCCTCCCAATGCAGTGGATTTTGAAAGACTTGTTATCGGAACTTTTTTGATTGACAAAAAAGGTCTTGACCATTCCATTGACCTTCTTACTTCAGAAGTATTCTATGATCCGAGACATCAGGTCATCTTTTCTACCATTTTAAAGCTTTATGAAAGCAACCATCCGGTAGATTTAATGACCATTATTCAGGAATTAAAAAAAGAAGATAAGCTAAGCCAGGCCGGCGGTGACCACTATATCATTGACCTGACGATGGGAGTAAGTTCATCTGCCCATATTGAATACCATGTACGTGTTATTCTTGAAAAATATATTTTAAGAAGCCTTATCAATGTTTCTGCTAATGTTATCGACTCTTCTTATAAGGAATCAACAGACGTTTTCGAACTTCTTGATAAAGCAGAACAATCTTTCTTCGAAATTACCAACGGAACCATTAAAAAGGGATTCGATACTGCCAATTCATTAGTAAAGCAGGCTATTGATACGATTAAATCTTTAAAAGATAAACAAGGACTTTCAGGGGTTCCTTCAGGATTCAGAGATGTGGATAAGGAAACCGGTGGATGGCAGAACTCTGACCTTATCATTATTGCAGCCCGTCCGGCGATGGGAAAAACGGCATTTCTTCTTTCAATGGCAAGAAATATTGCAGTGGGACACAAAATTCCTATGGCTCTTTTCTCTCTCGAGATGGCATCAGTACAGCTTATCACCAGGATGATTGCTTCTGAAACAAGAATCTCTTCTGAAAAACTAAGAAAAGGAACGCTGGATGATGAAGAATGGCAGAGACTATTCTCCAATGTATCTGAACTGGAAAACGCTCCTTTATATATTGATGAAACTCCTTCCCTTTCGATATTCGATTTCCGTGCAAAATGCCGAAGACTTGTTATGCAGCATGGAGTAAGACTTATCATGGTCGACTACCTTCAGCTGATGACAGCCGGAAGCAGCAATGGAAAAGGAGTTGGAAACCGTGAACAGGAGATCTCTATGATTTCACGTTCATTAAAGGCAATTGCAAAAGAACTTAACGTTCCGGTGATTGCTCTTTCCCAGCTTTCGAGAAGTGTGGAAGCCCGTCCGGGAAAAAGACCTCAGCTTTCAGATTTGAGGGAATCCGGGGCGATTGAGCAGGATGCGGATATTGTATCTTTCATCTTCAGACCAGAATATTATAAAATTACCGTTTGGGATAATGATGAAGAAGGACAGGAAACTTCTACTGAAAACCAGGCCGAGCTGATTATTGCAAAGCACAGGAATGGTGCTACGGCAGATGTCCGACTATCTTTCTTAAAGCATTTTGCAAAATTTGGTGATATTGAAGCGGCAATGGACGGAGCCGGAGGAGGATACCCTTCCAACTTTGGAGAACCGAGCGGCTTTGATAAAATCAAAACCACCATTCAGCCAGGGGCAGCATTTGACCTTCCGGACAGCTCAAAACTTTCCGGCTCATCAATGAATGACTTTGATGATGATGACGATTTTCCGTTTTAA
- a CDS encoding T9SS type B sorting domain-containing protein has product MKKILLLFILLITQIVYSQSDCITAIPICGNSDISYTPSGPGNIIEILNANGGCLSTNERYTVWYTFTVSTPGTLAFKIKPNDQGDDYDFAVYGPTANGCASLQNADHVFIQPIRCNYSGTPGDTGLDLALAPPAVFPTNPPGTTASMNNGKWSPYMDVLVGQTYYLVIDNFSRSINGFSMEWSGTASLSSAFNDPVLSPNPFIPPGIPGATPNDPAQVMVCSLPSQFDFTTLSAAIINGNSTNFKVTYHKTTNDALTGENPLTIATVDGTTTYYYRIVYKDPNNPTNPINGCFITGKFKFVNVGISANTATLYSCNNNGAGTAKYNLTTANVFGGGGATIKYYTTVDDMNAEVNEITDPTNYISPETTIYVKVISAFGCKATTTIRLLFYPTVVLKDAVLQNCYIDNDVTRSTFDLSKADIGVPVPTPTGTIIKYYTSVADAKAQINPITLPFNYLSESKTVFVRVDNDKQCYSIAKIELKVLPPVKSAVLKDKTICAESKTTLDAGPGFDSYEWSTGETTQSINNVGVGVYFVKLQTGKCFTLQEVRVHPSLQPVISGIEISNNNITVTATGGVPPYKFSVDGINWQDSNTFTGLPRGENTVYVKDTYNCTPVQVTVTVPNLINAITPNGDNVNDVIDYSALAYKKNLVFVVYDRYGNKLHEANKMRNFTWDGTAFGKKILTGTYWYTISWNENNKDNTETKYSGWVLVKNKE; this is encoded by the coding sequence ATGAAAAAAATACTACTTCTTTTTATTTTATTGATAACACAGATAGTCTACTCACAGTCAGATTGTATCACAGCAATTCCAATCTGTGGTAACTCAGACATTTCTTACACGCCTTCGGGACCTGGGAATATTATAGAAATTCTTAACGCAAACGGAGGATGTCTCAGCACCAACGAAAGATATACCGTTTGGTACACTTTCACTGTATCTACACCAGGTACTCTTGCATTTAAAATAAAACCTAACGATCAGGGTGATGATTACGATTTTGCAGTCTATGGACCTACAGCAAACGGCTGTGCTTCTTTACAGAATGCAGATCACGTCTTCATACAGCCTATAAGATGTAACTATAGCGGGACTCCGGGAGACACAGGTCTGGATCTTGCTCTTGCTCCTCCTGCAGTATTTCCTACCAATCCTCCCGGCACTACAGCCAGCATGAACAATGGTAAATGGAGCCCATATATGGATGTATTAGTAGGTCAAACCTATTATTTGGTTATTGATAACTTCAGTAGATCCATTAATGGTTTTTCTATGGAATGGTCAGGTACTGCAAGTTTAAGCTCTGCATTTAACGATCCTGTTCTTTCTCCTAATCCATTTATCCCACCGGGAATTCCTGGAGCTACTCCTAATGATCCAGCCCAGGTAATGGTTTGTTCTTTACCTTCACAATTCGATTTTACAACCCTGTCAGCAGCTATCATTAATGGTAACAGTACTAACTTCAAGGTTACGTATCATAAGACAACCAATGATGCTCTTACAGGAGAAAACCCTCTTACAATAGCAACTGTAGACGGAACAACAACCTATTATTACAGAATTGTATATAAAGACCCGAATAACCCAACCAACCCTATCAACGGATGTTTCATAACAGGGAAATTTAAGTTTGTGAATGTAGGCATCTCAGCCAATACCGCTACTTTATATTCTTGTAATAACAATGGAGCCGGTACTGCAAAATATAATTTAACGACAGCTAATGTATTCGGCGGAGGTGGAGCAACCATCAAGTATTATACTACCGTTGATGATATGAATGCAGAAGTCAACGAAATCACTGACCCTACCAACTATATTTCTCCGGAAACAACTATATATGTAAAAGTAATTTCTGCTTTCGGGTGTAAAGCAACTACTACCATCAGGCTATTGTTCTACCCAACGGTAGTATTAAAAGATGCTGTACTTCAAAACTGTTATATTGATAACGATGTTACCCGTTCAACTTTTGATCTTTCTAAAGCAGATATCGGAGTACCTGTACCAACACCTACAGGAACGATCATCAAATATTATACATCGGTAGCTGATGCCAAAGCCCAAATTAACCCTATTACATTGCCATTTAACTATCTTTCAGAAAGCAAAACGGTATTTGTAAGAGTAGACAATGACAAACAGTGTTATTCAATTGCTAAGATTGAACTGAAAGTATTACCTCCTGTAAAATCAGCAGTATTAAAAGATAAAACGATTTGTGCTGAAAGCAAAACCACATTGGATGCCGGACCTGGATTCGACAGCTATGAGTGGAGCACAGGGGAAACTACACAATCTATCAATAACGTAGGAGTAGGAGTTTATTTTGTAAAACTTCAGACCGGAAAATGTTTCACTCTTCAGGAAGTACGTGTACATCCAAGCCTTCAGCCGGTGATTTCCGGGATAGAGATCTCAAACAACAACATTACCGTTACCGCTACAGGTGGAGTTCCTCCATATAAGTTTTCTGTAGACGGCATCAACTGGCAGGATTCCAATACATTCACAGGACTTCCAAGAGGCGAGAATACGGTGTATGTAAAAGATACTTATAATTGTACTCCTGTTCAGGTGACAGTTACTGTTCCTAACCTTATTAACGCTATCACTCCAAACGGAGACAACGTAAATGATGTTATTGACTACTCTGCACTGGCATACAAGAAAAACCTTGTCTTCGTTGTGTATGACAGATATGGAAACAAACTTCATGAAGCCAACAAAATGAGAAATTTCACTTGGGACGGAACTGCTTTCGGTAAGAAAATCCTGACAGGAACTTACTGGTACACGATCTCATGGAACGAAAATAATAAAGACAATACAGAAACCAAATATTCAGGATGGGTATTGGTAAAAAATAAAGAATAA
- a CDS encoding T9SS type B sorting domain-containing protein, with protein sequence MKKHLLVFLFFLAQMAFAQQDCITAIPICSDAAISLTPNGWGTVKEGQVGCLGPNGESNSIWLTFSIETAGTLTFVVTPTGPTAVGIDYDFALYGPNHNCANTTATPLRCSYAGVNGSIINPTGLNMTSTDTTEGGGGDGYVKYIDVLPGQVYHLLLNNYSIDIAPFTLTFGGTAKLLTPFDHNSSQVYQPNPFLQPGPTQNGEIPVCGKIVNYDFSTFSAQILNANPNFVVKYYASATDALDDSNAITTPTNINVATTYTYAISYVDPNSSTSFLNQCREYGQIKFIDKSFTLNPATLTSCSNNNSGTAMYDLSTATVGAAPNHILKYYPTMYDLTHGTNEITNPYMFVSAEGSVFVKATNEFGCTAAAEITLKFYPLVTATDGSLRSCFIESNPSTALFNLANAAVTSPTGTTTKRYFPSLTDAIDATNEILGFNNYNAPSGFVYVRVSDNRGCYTVAKITLTVIAPVTSSVLKDKIICMEDTTTLDAGPGFNGYEWSTGATTQSIKNVGVGIYWVKLKTGDCIATQKVTVYPSDQPVVSSIDVSNTTLTINVIGGTPDYQYSMDKIIWQPSNTFSNVARGTYKVYVKDAFDCEPIEVTVVVPNLINMITPNGDGVNDVVDYSAIADKQNLVLSIFDRYGTKIHQGDKSNGYKWDGTIAGKKIPTGTYWYSVTWNENDKKNTPFKFSGWIVVKNRE encoded by the coding sequence ATGAAAAAACATCTACTCGTTTTTCTATTTTTCTTAGCTCAAATGGCTTTTGCACAGCAGGACTGTATTACTGCCATACCGATATGCAGCGATGCCGCTATTTCTCTTACGCCTAACGGCTGGGGAACTGTCAAAGAAGGTCAGGTGGGCTGCCTTGGCCCTAATGGAGAGAGTAATTCCATATGGCTTACTTTCAGCATAGAAACTGCCGGAACACTTACTTTTGTAGTAACTCCTACAGGTCCCACTGCTGTGGGTATTGACTATGACTTTGCCTTGTATGGTCCCAATCACAACTGCGCCAATACAACAGCTACCCCATTAAGATGTTCTTATGCCGGCGTTAATGGAAGCATCATCAACCCTACCGGGCTTAACATGACTTCTACGGACACAACTGAAGGAGGAGGCGGCGACGGTTATGTAAAATACATTGATGTGCTTCCCGGACAAGTATACCATCTTCTTTTAAATAATTATTCTATAGACATTGCTCCATTTACCTTAACTTTTGGAGGAACAGCTAAGCTTCTTACTCCGTTTGATCATAATTCGTCACAGGTTTATCAACCTAATCCGTTTTTACAGCCTGGCCCTACCCAAAACGGAGAGATCCCCGTATGTGGGAAAATTGTAAACTATGATTTTTCTACATTTTCTGCACAGATCTTAAATGCCAACCCTAATTTTGTAGTAAAATATTATGCTTCAGCAACAGATGCATTAGACGATTCAAACGCAATTACTACGCCTACGAATATTAATGTAGCTACCACTTACACTTATGCAATCAGCTATGTTGATCCAAATAGCTCGACCAGCTTCTTGAATCAGTGTAGAGAATACGGACAGATAAAATTCATTGATAAATCTTTTACACTGAACCCTGCAACACTTACTTCTTGCAGCAACAATAATTCAGGAACTGCAATGTATGATCTATCTACAGCAACTGTAGGAGCTGCTCCCAATCATATATTAAAGTATTATCCTACCATGTATGATCTTACCCATGGAACCAATGAGATCACCAATCCTTACATGTTCGTTTCGGCAGAAGGTTCAGTTTTTGTAAAAGCAACCAACGAATTTGGATGTACAGCTGCTGCTGAAATTACACTTAAATTCTATCCTTTGGTTACAGCGACAGATGGTTCATTAAGATCTTGCTTTATAGAATCAAACCCATCTACTGCCTTATTCAATCTGGCAAACGCTGCGGTTACAAGTCCTACAGGAACCACAACCAAGAGATATTTCCCATCATTGACAGATGCAATAGATGCGACAAACGAAATTTTAGGATTTAATAATTATAATGCTCCAAGTGGATTTGTATACGTTAGAGTATCAGACAACCGCGGATGTTATACCGTTGCAAAAATCACCCTAACAGTAATTGCTCCTGTGACATCAAGTGTTCTGAAAGATAAGATTATCTGTATGGAAGACACCACAACTCTTGATGCCGGCCCAGGCTTCAACGGTTATGAATGGAGCACAGGAGCAACCACTCAGTCTATCAAAAATGTAGGAGTAGGAATTTACTGGGTAAAACTGAAAACAGGAGATTGTATCGCAACACAAAAAGTCACTGTATACCCTTCTGATCAGCCGGTTGTATCAAGCATTGATGTTTCCAACACTACATTAACAATCAATGTTATAGGAGGAACACCGGATTACCAGTATTCTATGGATAAAATCATATGGCAGCCTTCCAATACATTCTCGAATGTAGCAAGAGGAACATATAAAGTATATGTAAAAGATGCTTTTGACTGCGAACCTATTGAAGTTACCGTAGTGGTTCCTAATCTGATCAATATGATTACTCCAAACGGAGATGGTGTGAACGACGTTGTAGATTATTCTGCAATTGCAGACAAACAAAACCTGGTATTGAGTATCTTTGACAGATACGGAACAAAAATCCACCAGGGAGACAAATCCAATGGATACAAATGGGACGGAACCATTGCAGGGAAGAAGATTCCTACTGGTACATACTGGTATTCTGTAACATGGAATGAGAATGACAAGAAGAACACTCCGTTCAAGTTTTCAGGTTGGATCGTTGTAAAAAACAGAGAATAA
- a CDS encoding MFS transporter — MISFTPLQTLQNVEFRNLLTGRFFIVLAFRMLATLLGWWVYQLTKDPFSIGLIGLSEVIPAVSCALYAGHVIDMNEKKRLLLICNYAYIFLIGLLLIPAFFDVEMHFTGHQITYYIYGVIFFTGIARAFIGPIVPSMIPKIVKKENLPNAVTLNQATFLISSVCGHAVGGILIGFIGVKWTLVAILALIFVASLFFWQLHKQHSEYKKETVNVVESMREGISYIFKTKEILGALCLDMFAVLFGGAVAMIPVFATDILNSGAEGFGLLNAASDIGSMCIITILSIVPLRKNQGKILLAVVTGFGLCIIGFGLSKLYWLSFMFLVMSGMLDGISVVIRGTIVQLKTPDHIRGRVLSVNSIFIMSSNEMGQFESGVMAKLLGVVRSVVFGGCMTVLVALLVGSTNPKLRKMQY, encoded by the coding sequence ATGATTTCCTTTACCCCGTTACAAACATTACAAAATGTTGAGTTCAGAAATCTTCTCACCGGGAGATTTTTTATTGTTTTAGCTTTCAGAATGCTGGCCACTTTATTAGGATGGTGGGTGTATCAATTAACAAAAGATCCTTTTTCAATAGGCCTTATCGGGTTATCGGAGGTAATTCCTGCTGTAAGCTGTGCACTGTATGCCGGACATGTTATTGATATGAATGAGAAAAAGAGACTGCTTCTAATCTGTAACTATGCTTATATTTTCCTGATCGGACTGCTGCTGATTCCTGCCTTCTTTGATGTAGAAATGCATTTCACCGGACATCAGATCACCTATTATATCTATGGAGTTATCTTTTTCACCGGAATAGCAAGGGCATTCATTGGTCCTATTGTTCCTTCCATGATTCCTAAAATTGTAAAGAAAGAAAACCTTCCCAATGCGGTTACTCTGAACCAGGCCACTTTCCTGATATCTTCTGTGTGCGGACATGCGGTAGGTGGTATTCTTATTGGGTTTATCGGTGTAAAATGGACATTGGTCGCTATTTTAGCATTAATATTTGTGGCTTCATTGTTTTTCTGGCAGCTTCACAAACAGCATTCGGAGTACAAAAAGGAAACGGTAAATGTTGTGGAAAGTATGCGTGAAGGAATTTCTTATATTTTCAAAACCAAAGAAATTTTAGGAGCATTATGTCTTGATATGTTTGCTGTACTTTTTGGAGGTGCAGTGGCTATGATTCCTGTATTTGCTACTGATATTCTAAATTCGGGAGCTGAAGGTTTCGGATTGCTGAACGCGGCATCTGATATTGGATCAATGTGTATCATTACCATTCTGTCCATTGTTCCTCTCCGAAAGAATCAGGGGAAAATACTTCTTGCAGTTGTTACCGGATTCGGGCTTTGTATCATTGGTTTCGGTTTATCCAAATTGTATTGGCTGTCTTTCATGTTCCTTGTGATGAGCGGGATGCTTGATGGAATTTCCGTGGTCATCCGGGGTACCATTGTACAGTTAAAAACACCTGATCATATAAGAGGACGTGTTCTCAGTGTAAATTCAATTTTCATTATGTCCAGCAATGAAATGGGACAGTTTGAAAGCGGTGTTATGGCAAAATTACTAGGAGTAGTGCGCTCTGTTGTATTTGGCGGCTGTATGACTGTTTTAGTTGCCCTGCTTGTAGGAAGCACCAATCCTAAATTGAGGAAGATGCAATATTAA
- a CDS encoding GH3 auxin-responsive promoter family protein: MLNFFKKNAALIWAKKHVQKAEDFKKNAEKNQEDLLLSLVNTAQKTLFGREHDFENIRSVKDFQDRVPVADYEDLKPYIERVKKGQANILWTETPEYFAKTSGTTSGSKYIPISKEGMPLQVAGAQSALFHYISKKNNADFVNGKMIFLQGSPELEEVFGIKTGRLSGIVAHHIPNYLQKNRLPSWETNIMEDWEAKVDKIIEETERENMTLISGIPPWLIMYFEKLTEKHSKKIKQLFPNLQLIVTGGVNYEPYRDKMEDLLGGKVDIIQTFPASEGFFAFQDDYTKEGLLLLTNHGIFYEFIPLEEYGKPGARRLTLKEIELHKDYALILTTNSGLWAYSIGDVVRFISKDPYRVLVSGRTKHFTSAFGEHVIAFEVEEAMKATLEKYPAQITEFHLAPQVNPGEGLPYHEWLIEFEKEPEDLEVFRDELDLQLRARNTYYDDLISGNILQKLHITRLKKNAFHEYAKSQGKLGGQNKTPRLANDRNIADILEIYKK, from the coding sequence ATGTTAAACTTCTTCAAGAAAAATGCGGCTTTGATTTGGGCAAAGAAACACGTCCAAAAAGCGGAGGATTTCAAAAAAAATGCAGAGAAAAACCAGGAGGATTTATTACTTTCTCTGGTTAATACGGCTCAAAAAACACTTTTTGGCCGGGAACATGATTTTGAAAACATCCGTTCTGTGAAAGATTTTCAGGACAGAGTTCCGGTAGCAGATTATGAAGATCTTAAACCTTATATAGAGCGGGTGAAAAAAGGGCAGGCCAATATTCTATGGACAGAAACACCTGAATATTTTGCCAAAACCTCGGGAACAACTTCCGGATCTAAATATATTCCGATTTCCAAAGAAGGAATGCCGCTTCAGGTTGCCGGTGCCCAAAGTGCTTTATTTCATTATATCAGTAAAAAGAATAATGCGGACTTTGTAAACGGGAAAATGATTTTTCTGCAGGGAAGCCCTGAGCTGGAAGAAGTTTTTGGAATAAAAACAGGAAGATTATCCGGCATTGTAGCACATCATATCCCTAATTATCTACAGAAAAACCGTCTGCCAAGCTGGGAAACCAATATTATGGAAGACTGGGAAGCCAAAGTAGATAAAATCATTGAAGAAACGGAACGTGAAAACATGACGCTGATCTCAGGAATTCCACCATGGCTGATCATGTATTTTGAGAAGCTAACAGAAAAACACAGCAAAAAGATCAAACAGCTTTTCCCGAATCTGCAGCTTATCGTTACCGGAGGTGTCAATTACGAACCTTACCGTGATAAAATGGAGGATCTTCTGGGAGGAAAAGTAGATATCATCCAGACATTTCCCGCTTCTGAAGGCTTTTTTGCTTTTCAGGACGATTATACAAAAGAAGGTCTTCTGCTGCTGACCAATCATGGAATTTTCTATGAATTTATTCCTTTGGAAGAATATGGCAAGCCTGGAGCGAGAAGATTAACGTTAAAAGAAATTGAGCTTCATAAAGATTACGCACTGATCCTTACCACTAATTCCGGACTGTGGGCCTACTCTATCGGTGATGTTGTAAGGTTTATCAGCAAAGATCCTTACAGGGTTCTGGTAAGCGGCAGGACCAAACATTTTACTTCGGCATTCGGGGAACACGTGATTGCTTTTGAAGTGGAAGAAGCGATGAAAGCTACTCTTGAAAAATATCCGGCACAGATTACAGAATTCCATCTTGCTCCGCAGGTAAACCCGGGTGAAGGACTTCCATACCATGAGTGGCTGATAGAATTTGAAAAGGAACCGGAGGATTTGGAAGTATTCAGAGATGAGCTGGATCTGCAGCTGAGAGCAAGAAACACCTATTATGACGATCTTATTTCCGGAAATATTTTACAGAAACTGCATATTACCAGACTTAAAAAGAATGCCTTTCATGAATATGCCAAATCCCAGGGGAAATTGGGAGGCCAAAACAAGACTCCGAGATTGGCTAATGACAGAAACATTGCAGATATCTTAGAAATTTACAAAAAATAA